One genomic region from Melioribacteraceae bacterium encodes:
- a CDS encoding GH92 family glycosyl hydrolase, producing the protein MRINRFLFTGITFFTLFCFSNSLVTAQNSLLKYVDPFIGTGGHGHTYPGATVPFGLVQLSPDTGIEGWDWCSGYHYSDNSIMGFSHTHLSGTGATDYADILLMPTTGQIKTIPGSKENPDQGYRSRFSHKNESASPGYYSVYLDYYKIKVELTATERCGFHKYTFPESDSSNIIIDLKHGLDSESEGFIRVIDNNKIEGYRRSSGWAKDHTFYFHAVFSKPFRKSFLFDNDHLSSRKIELSGKNTKAALLFSTTEKEVILVRIGISAVDIEGARRNLEAEIPHFNFQKTLEDAENKWKKELSKIIVEGGTEDQKKIFYTALYHTLITPNLFNDVDGRYFGMDRKIHQSNDFEYYSVFSLWDTFRAEHPLLTILDRKRSLDFIKTLLSKYKEGGLLPVWELASNETWTMIGYHSIPVIFDSYMKGIRDFDHSLALEAMIKSAERDQHGLRLYRERGFIPADKENESVSKTLEYAYDDWCIAQFAKLTGNDKEFKKFNARSLFYKNLFDGSTGFFRGRLSNGDWIEPFNPREVNAIYTEASAWQYNFFVPHDVKGLIKLHGGEKNLVSKIDQMFAEPNKLEGRHQPDITGLIGQYAHGNEPSHHAVYLYNYTSSPWKAQERIRDIMNRLYTTAPDGLCGNDDCGQLSAWYVFSAIGFYPVAPGQNIYVTGSPVFDKVTIRLEDGNQFIVKTLNQSEKNMFITKSRLNGSEYNKPFITHDLIIRGGIIEFEMSPSPDSSWGTGKEGLFAMRPEDVEIEMPQISAPSEIFYMNQPVTLFCNTPGAVIHYTLDGSEPDSASSVYKEPVNISESLTIKTIARLPDGRESPVASSRFTESPYPPAKYKVSFDDRYTGGGDMALTDGRYGTVSFQNGEWQGFEGEDLEAVFDLTEIKTISTLSLTTLNDPNVWIFMPRKVTYEISTDGINFSKIAVIENEFPPEITSLQIKNFSAIFEPVKARYIKVTAESLKICPDWHKGAGYKCWIFIDELKIN; encoded by the coding sequence ATGAGAATTAACAGATTCCTTTTTACAGGTATAACTTTTTTTACACTTTTCTGTTTTTCAAATTCATTAGTAACGGCTCAGAATAGTCTTCTAAAATATGTTGACCCGTTTATCGGGACGGGCGGACACGGTCACACATATCCGGGTGCAACTGTACCATTCGGACTTGTACAGCTGAGTCCGGACACCGGAATAGAGGGCTGGGACTGGTGTTCCGGATATCACTACTCCGATAATTCCATTATGGGATTCAGCCACACTCACTTAAGCGGTACAGGCGCTACGGACTATGCCGATATTCTTCTTATGCCGACGACCGGTCAGATAAAGACAATCCCCGGAAGCAAGGAGAATCCCGATCAGGGATACAGATCACGTTTCAGTCATAAAAACGAATCTGCCTCTCCGGGTTATTATTCCGTTTATCTCGATTATTACAAAATTAAAGTTGAACTGACGGCAACCGAGCGATGCGGATTTCATAAATACACATTCCCGGAATCCGATTCATCAAATATTATAATCGATTTGAAGCACGGGCTCGATTCTGAAAGCGAAGGTTTCATCAGAGTAATCGACAACAATAAGATAGAAGGATACAGGAGATCGAGCGGTTGGGCAAAGGATCACACTTTTTATTTTCATGCCGTCTTTTCAAAACCTTTCAGAAAATCATTTCTTTTTGACAACGATCATTTAAGCAGCAGGAAAATTGAATTATCTGGAAAAAATACTAAAGCGGCGCTCCTCTTCTCAACAACTGAAAAAGAAGTTATTCTTGTGAGAATCGGTATTTCCGCAGTGGATATAGAGGGCGCCCGCAGAAATCTTGAAGCCGAAATTCCTCATTTCAATTTTCAAAAAACACTTGAAGACGCAGAGAATAAATGGAAAAAAGAATTATCGAAAATTATTGTTGAGGGCGGCACGGAGGATCAGAAAAAAATCTTCTATACAGCACTTTACCACACACTCATTACTCCAAATCTGTTCAACGATGTCGACGGAAGATATTTCGGAATGGACAGAAAAATTCATCAGTCGAATGATTTTGAATACTACTCCGTTTTTTCTCTCTGGGATACATTCCGGGCTGAACATCCGCTGCTTACAATTCTGGACAGGAAAAGATCGCTCGACTTCATCAAGACCCTTCTTTCTAAATATAAAGAAGGGGGACTTCTCCCAGTCTGGGAGCTTGCATCAAACGAAACCTGGACAATGATCGGTTATCATTCAATTCCGGTTATATTCGATTCCTACATGAAAGGGATCAGGGATTTCGATCATTCACTTGCTCTTGAAGCGATGATCAAAAGCGCGGAACGTGATCAGCACGGTTTAAGACTCTACCGCGAGCGCGGATTCATCCCGGCCGATAAAGAGAATGAGTCCGTTTCCAAAACTCTCGAATACGCTTATGACGACTGGTGTATCGCTCAATTCGCAAAGCTTACGGGGAATGATAAGGAGTTTAAAAAGTTTAATGCCCGCTCCCTTTTCTATAAGAACTTATTCGACGGGTCCACTGGATTTTTCCGTGGAAGGCTCTCAAACGGCGATTGGATTGAACCGTTCAATCCGAGAGAGGTGAACGCGATCTACACCGAGGCGTCCGCATGGCAGTATAATTTCTTTGTACCTCACGATGTAAAAGGATTGATTAAACTCCACGGCGGTGAAAAAAATCTTGTTTCAAAAATAGATCAAATGTTTGCCGAACCAAATAAGCTTGAAGGAAGACACCAGCCGGATATTACCGGTTTGATCGGCCAGTATGCTCACGGTAATGAACCGTCGCATCACGCCGTTTATCTTTACAATTATACTTCCTCCCCATGGAAAGCACAGGAAAGAATAAGAGATATTATGAACCGGCTCTATACAACCGCGCCCGACGGCCTCTGCGGAAATGACGATTGCGGACAACTATCGGCATGGTATGTTTTCAGTGCAATCGGTTTTTATCCTGTTGCGCCCGGACAGAATATTTATGTAACCGGCTCACCGGTTTTCGATAAAGTAACAATCCGCCTTGAGGACGGTAATCAGTTTATTGTAAAAACTCTTAATCAGTCTGAAAAGAATATGTTCATTACTAAGTCAAGATTGAATGGTTCAGAATATAATAAACCGTTTATCACTCACGACCTGATTATCCGCGGCGGAATAATCGAATTTGAAATGAGCCCATCGCCGGATAGCAGCTGGGGAACCGGCAAAGAAGGATTGTTTGCTATGAGACCGGAAGATGTGGAAATAGAGATGCCTCAAATTTCCGCACCGTCCGAAATATTTTATATGAATCAACCGGTAACACTTTTCTGCAATACTCCCGGTGCTGTAATTCATTACACGCTCGACGGAAGCGAACCGGATTCGGCATCTTCGGTCTACAAGGAACCGGTTAACATATCTGAAAGCCTCACGATTAAAACGATTGCCCGGCTTCCCGATGGCCGCGAGAGTCCCGTTGCTTCTTCACGATTTACGGAATCTCCTTACCCCCCGGCCAAATATAAAGTCTCTTTCGACGACCGTTATACAGGAGGCGGAGATATGGCTCTTACGGACGGAAGATACGGCACTGTAAGTTTTCAGAACGGAGAATGGCAGGGTTTTGAAGGCGAAGACCTCGAAGCCGTGTTCGATCTGACAGAAATTAAAACGATAAGCACACTTTCTCTTACAACTCTTAATGATCCGAATGTATGGATCTTTATGCCGAGAAAAGTGACCTACGAGATTTCAACAGACGGAATTAATTTTTCAAAGATCGCCGTAATTGAAAACGAATTTCCGCCCGAAATCACTTCTCTTCAGATAAAAAATTTTTCTGCGATATTTGAACCGGTCAAAGCCCGCTATATAAAAGTTACAGCCGAAAGTCTGAAAATCTGCCCCGACTGGCATAAAGGCGCCGGATATAAATGCTGGATTTTTATTGACGAGCTTAAAATTAACTGA
- a CDS encoding OmpW family outer membrane protein translates to MKRIAFFLILIIAINYSSAQTESSKEGVGSLKGKHSFGFSIGMLNQNEVSVYSVNVKAEANFIGGIFYNYWLRDEWALELSAGVLNAEVFSGVSFLGVEQKAATVIPLLAGVRYYPHFIAFEENVRPYISVLVGAHMGHSSSNKVSLGIITSTVTKVESVFAARTALGIDAFIESWLRIGLCGGYNFGSDFKEAVGTRLNYSGFELSINFGIIL, encoded by the coding sequence ATGAAGAGAATTGCATTCTTTCTTATTCTGATAATCGCAATAAATTATTCCAGTGCACAGACAGAGAGTAGCAAAGAAGGTGTCGGATCTTTAAAAGGAAAACACAGTTTCGGTTTCAGCATCGGAATGCTCAATCAGAATGAAGTATCGGTTTATAGTGTGAATGTTAAAGCCGAAGCTAATTTCATCGGCGGCATCTTTTACAATTACTGGCTTCGGGATGAATGGGCGCTTGAATTGAGTGCCGGAGTTTTGAATGCAGAGGTTTTCAGCGGTGTAAGCTTTCTCGGTGTAGAACAGAAAGCCGCCACAGTAATACCATTGCTTGCGGGTGTCCGGTATTATCCGCATTTCATAGCATTTGAAGAAAATGTTAGACCCTATATTTCAGTTCTGGTAGGGGCTCATATGGGCCACTCATCATCCAACAAAGTATCTCTCGGTATAATCACAAGCACAGTTACCAAAGTTGAATCTGTATTTGCGGCGAGAACCGCTTTAGGAATAGACGCATTTATTGAAAGCTGGCTGAGGATAGGCCTCTGCGGCGGATATAATTTTGGATCGGATTTTAAGGAAGCTGTTGGGACACGATTGAATTACAGCGGATTTGAGCTTTCAATTAATTTCGGAATTATTCTATAA
- a CDS encoding family 20 glycosylhydrolase — MHTFKKIFLASLVLLLSAPVSFLSQSFPIIPKPVLIENGDGFFTIDRNTAITFTEENNEVIKLAQLLAGNIEAVTGAKPVIKSGTVSSNIIEFVFDPGIQQDEGYKIDISSDKIVLKGKTGAGLFYGIQTLIQLFPLEKTGSIQLNSVAIEDYPRFKWRGVHLDVSRHFFPVEFVKKYIDVLAMYKINTFHWHLTDDQGWRIEIKKYPELTEIGSVRKETMGDGIPHSGFFTQNQIREVVEYAKQKYITVVPEIEMPGHALAALTAFPEFSCTGGPFEVGTIWGVFEDVFCAGNDRTFEFLENILSEVIALFPSEYIHIGGDEVPKIRWENCEKCQARIKNENLKDEHELQSYFIHRIEKFLNARGRKIIGWDEILEGGLAPNAAVMSWRGTEGGIAAAKMKHYVVMSPGTHCYFDHYQGLSGEPIAFGGFTPIEKVYSYEPVPEVLTDEEAKYIMGAQANMWSERYESTDHVEYMLLPRLCALSEVVWSEKKSRNAADFFSRITTHYDLLTKKNYNFRIPPPLNESGELLLDRNEEITLSSPVRNGSIYYTLDGTEPETNSLSYTGPLRFSAPQLLKAKTFLPNGKSSPTATVQISFVDTTRNGLLFKYFEGEWDNLPDFEKMEPVREGKIYKLDIDRINTRQDYFGLDLNGFINIEKEGDYIFYLTSDDGSKLLIDNRVVVDNDGLHSDKEVSSKIFLKTGLYPFRIIYFEKFGGQSLKAEFEGPGFRKKLIPADTFFFYNQ; from the coding sequence ATGCACACATTTAAAAAGATATTTCTTGCATCATTAGTTCTTTTACTATCCGCTCCGGTATCATTTTTAAGTCAGTCTTTTCCAATTATACCCAAGCCTGTTTTAATTGAAAACGGTGACGGATTTTTTACTATTGACAGGAATACAGCAATAACTTTCACCGAAGAGAACAATGAAGTAATTAAGCTGGCTCAACTCCTGGCGGGTAATATCGAGGCTGTAACCGGAGCTAAACCCGTAATTAAATCCGGGACAGTTTCTTCGAACATAATCGAGTTTGTTTTTGATCCGGGTATTCAGCAGGATGAGGGATACAAGATTGACATTTCATCTGATAAAATTGTTTTGAAGGGAAAAACGGGTGCGGGTTTGTTTTATGGAATTCAAACTTTAATTCAGTTATTCCCTCTTGAAAAAACCGGATCCATTCAGTTGAACAGCGTTGCAATAGAGGACTATCCCCGTTTCAAGTGGCGCGGTGTTCATCTTGATGTAAGCAGGCATTTCTTCCCTGTTGAATTCGTTAAAAAATATATCGATGTGCTTGCAATGTATAAGATAAACACTTTCCACTGGCATTTAACCGACGACCAGGGATGGCGAATCGAAATCAAGAAATATCCCGAACTTACAGAAATAGGATCTGTAAGAAAAGAGACTATGGGAGACGGAATTCCTCACAGCGGTTTCTTTACACAGAACCAGATCCGCGAAGTGGTTGAATACGCAAAACAGAAATACATTACCGTTGTACCGGAAATTGAAATGCCCGGCCACGCACTTGCCGCACTCACGGCTTTTCCCGAATTCTCCTGCACCGGCGGACCTTTTGAAGTTGGAACAATCTGGGGAGTATTCGAAGACGTCTTCTGCGCCGGAAACGATAGGACTTTTGAATTCCTTGAAAACATCCTTTCGGAAGTGATAGCGCTCTTCCCGAGCGAGTATATACATATCGGCGGTGATGAAGTGCCTAAGATACGATGGGAGAATTGTGAAAAGTGTCAGGCTAGAATTAAGAATGAAAATCTGAAAGACGAACACGAACTTCAAAGCTATTTTATTCATAGAATTGAAAAATTTCTTAATGCCAGGGGCCGTAAAATTATCGGCTGGGATGAAATACTTGAAGGCGGACTCGCGCCCAATGCCGCGGTTATGAGCTGGCGCGGTACCGAAGGCGGAATTGCCGCTGCTAAGATGAAACATTATGTCGTTATGTCCCCCGGTACGCACTGCTATTTCGATCACTATCAGGGATTGAGCGGTGAACCGATAGCTTTCGGTGGTTTTACACCTATAGAGAAAGTTTATTCCTATGAACCTGTTCCCGAAGTGCTTACCGATGAAGAAGCCAAATATATAATGGGTGCGCAGGCAAATATGTGGTCTGAGCGTTATGAATCTACAGATCATGTAGAATATATGCTTCTTCCCAGACTCTGTGCGCTAAGCGAAGTTGTATGGAGCGAAAAAAAATCGAGAAACGCAGCTGACTTTTTTTCAAGAATAACGACTCACTACGATCTTCTGACCAAGAAGAATTACAACTTCAGAATTCCTCCGCCATTAAACGAGAGCGGGGAACTCCTACTCGACAGGAACGAGGAAATAACTCTCAGCTCTCCCGTTAGAAACGGATCTATATATTATACGCTCGACGGTACTGAGCCCGAAACTAATTCATTGTCTTATACAGGTCCGCTCAGGTTTTCTGCTCCTCAGCTTTTAAAAGCTAAAACATTTCTCCCAAACGGAAAAAGCAGTCCTACGGCAACAGTTCAGATCAGTTTCGTTGATACAACCAGGAACGGTTTACTCTTTAAATACTTTGAGGGTGAGTGGGACAATCTGCCGGATTTTGAGAAAATGGAACCGGTGCGCGAGGGTAAAATTTATAAATTAGATATCGATAGAATTAATACGCGGCAGGATTATTTCGGTCTTGATCTGAACGGTTTTATTAATATTGAAAAGGAAGGTGATTACATATTTTATCTTACATCCGACGACGGAAGTAAACTCCTAATCGACAACCGTGTTGTTGTTGATAACGACGGATTGCATTCGGACAAAGAAGTAAGCAGTAAGATCTTTCTTAAAACCGGATTATATCCTTTCAGAATAATTTATTTTGAAAAGTTCGGAGGTCAGAGTCTAAAAGCTGAATTTGAAGGTCCTGGATTCAGAAAAAAACTGATTCCCGCAGACACGTTCTTTTTCTATAATCAATAG
- a CDS encoding SDR family oxidoreductase has translation MKDRVVLITGATDGIGRQTAIELAEKGFNVIVHGRNESKTNMVMNEIKKISGSNNVFSVAADLSSLDNVRKLADTIISNYSRLDVLVNNAGIYMNKLVYSPEKYEMTFAVNHLSHFLLTNLLLEMLKKSDDGRIINVSSIAHQNAKLDWSNLNSEKSFSSYGTYALSKLANILFSNELASRLKGTNLKSNSLHPGVITTKLLKTGFNMTGASVKKGAETSVYLASSERAASVSGEYFIDSNISKPHPTAVDRTVMTQFWSVSEEMTELN, from the coding sequence ATGAAAGACAGAGTAGTGCTTATAACCGGCGCAACAGACGGCATAGGCAGACAAACGGCCATCGAACTTGCTGAAAAGGGTTTTAATGTAATCGTACACGGCAGAAATGAATCTAAGACAAACATGGTTATGAACGAGATTAAAAAGATCTCCGGAAGTAATAATGTTTTTTCAGTAGCTGCGGATCTTTCTTCGCTGGATAACGTCCGTAAACTTGCCGATACGATTATTTCCAATTATTCCCGGCTCGATGTTCTTGTAAATAATGCCGGCATTTATATGAACAAGCTTGTTTATTCGCCGGAGAAGTATGAAATGACGTTTGCCGTAAACCACCTGTCCCACTTCCTGCTGACAAACCTGCTGCTTGAAATGTTAAAAAAGAGTGATGACGGACGAATAATAAATGTAAGTTCGATAGCCCATCAGAATGCAAAGCTGGACTGGAGCAATTTGAATTCGGAGAAGAGTTTCAGCAGTTACGGTACTTATGCATTATCAAAACTTGCCAATATCTTATTCTCTAACGAGCTCGCATCGCGTTTGAAGGGAACAAATCTAAAATCCAATTCTCTTCACCCGGGAGTAATTACTACAAAACTCCTCAAAACCGGATTTAATATGACCGGTGCTTCAGTAAAAAAAGGGGCTGAAACTTCGGTCTACCTGGCTTCATCAGAAAGAGCGGCATCCGTAAGCGGCGAATATTTTATTGACAGCAATATTTCGAAACCTCACCCTACGGCCGTTGACAGAACAGTGATGACACAATTCTGGTCTGTAAGCGAAGAGATGACGGAGCTCAATTAA
- a CDS encoding cellulase family glycosylhydrolase, with translation MKKIKSGLFLFFILFTVAYPQQVTKKIALFLAKDFPSVDIPAINEPELRRISAQYDHDILNSISSLNDKLKSERYNLLILPYGSAFPLDAWETIYAFLESGGSLLYIGGSPFNQPVIFKDSVWTKGIPQQTFARRLLIGPAEKIELNSEKFYTTEKFISLNNFSSRNNELARISTVYEFTVRFTTEKEFPAEDGSSGPRDAVLRPLVQLINSDGYPFAAPVIEIDRLQGRSAGGRWIFSASNAQLSEELIKKLIDRALEGAIEFTANPVFASTNKGENPLIRINLFRPGNLNNNPVKLKVTVKDSQNRKVLQINPGLFGTSDFHTSTIELRSPESFKEGFYSVEIEALNIGHNPSIITTGFWVWDDKLASQGPRITASKDWLLKDGEIFPVIGTTYMASDVHRKFLLEPNPFVWNKDFETMKKTGINFIRTGFWNSWSRSMLDRGAIDESFLRALDAYIMTAAKYNIVVCLNFFAFTPPLNGGTNPYLDPRAIEWQKTFITLITTRYKNVGWIHYDLINEPSYSPPNDIWKNAPIGDRYEKEAWAGWINRRHKNSAAQIQNLWRDPFGDIHSPPSESELSYRIYKEDRRPRKALDFNLFTQDVVTAWADTLNKVIKSVSNSLVTLGQDEGGTGNRPAQQFHYSAVDYTSIHTWWLNDDLMWDGLMTKVPEKPNLISETGLMRLEDIDGNLWRTPENAKNLLDKKFALGFASRGAGIVQWAWNINPFMPIDNESAIGIFRPDGTAKKEIETVRKFSNFFTKAAGVLRDFDSAEIIVLIPHTKIFSGRKNGDLSTKRIVRALTDHFGITPLLLSEYRITYDRVKNSRLIIVPSAEFLDDNALEALNSAARSGIKILFTGSLEGNSYGELSKMILETGITTKSTPVSLYEKFRIDEYGNGMTVTFDNQQNEFIKKCGRESLYSTGNIFHEPLPIELAKEKEPLILLLRKILNESGFDYSFSAEPVSTSILAFNDKAFIVLVNESTTAAQREIILNGFKIKTVVEAGSSKILIADKTNGRILVESE, from the coding sequence ATGAAAAAAATTAAAAGCGGTCTATTCTTATTTTTTATTTTATTTACTGTTGCATATCCGCAGCAAGTAACCAAAAAGATAGCACTATTTCTAGCAAAGGATTTTCCATCCGTAGATATACCCGCAATCAACGAACCGGAGCTGAGAAGAATTTCCGCTCAGTACGACCATGATATTTTAAACAGCATCAGCTCTCTTAACGACAAGTTGAAGAGCGAAAGATACAATCTGCTGATACTGCCCTATGGCTCCGCATTTCCCCTTGATGCATGGGAGACTATTTACGCTTTTCTTGAATCCGGCGGAAGCCTTCTTTACATTGGCGGGTCTCCATTCAATCAACCGGTTATTTTTAAAGATTCTGTATGGACAAAAGGAATTCCCCAGCAGACTTTTGCCAGAAGACTGCTGATTGGTCCTGCCGAGAAGATTGAACTAAACTCCGAAAAATTCTACACAACCGAAAAGTTTATTAGTCTAAACAATTTTTCTTCACGGAATAATGAATTAGCCAGAATTTCAACCGTTTACGAATTTACAGTAAGGTTTACAACCGAAAAGGAGTTTCCGGCAGAGGACGGCTCATCAGGACCGAGGGACGCAGTACTCCGCCCGCTGGTTCAGCTGATTAATAGCGACGGATATCCTTTCGCAGCACCGGTCATTGAGATCGACCGTCTTCAGGGTAGAAGCGCCGGCGGCAGATGGATCTTCTCGGCAAGCAATGCTCAACTATCAGAAGAGCTTATAAAAAAACTGATCGACCGCGCACTTGAAGGTGCAATTGAATTTACAGCCAATCCGGTCTTTGCGTCAACCAACAAAGGAGAGAATCCTTTAATTCGGATTAATCTGTTCCGTCCGGGTAACCTGAACAACAATCCGGTAAAGCTGAAAGTAACCGTGAAAGACTCTCAGAACAGAAAAGTACTTCAAATTAATCCCGGACTATTTGGTACATCTGATTTTCATACATCCACGATTGAATTGAGAAGCCCCGAATCATTCAAAGAAGGATTTTATTCTGTTGAGATTGAAGCATTGAACATCGGTCACAATCCATCAATAATAACAACCGGATTCTGGGTGTGGGATGATAAGCTCGCATCGCAAGGACCGCGTATCACTGCATCAAAAGACTGGCTGCTGAAGGACGGTGAAATATTTCCCGTAATCGGTACGACTTATATGGCATCGGATGTGCATAGAAAATTTTTACTTGAACCGAATCCATTCGTATGGAATAAAGATTTCGAGACGATGAAAAAAACCGGAATCAATTTTATCCGGACCGGATTCTGGAATTCGTGGTCCAGATCGATGCTGGATAGAGGAGCAATTGACGAATCCTTTCTCCGCGCCCTGGATGCATATATTATGACGGCGGCAAAATATAATATTGTTGTCTGCCTCAATTTCTTTGCGTTTACTCCTCCGCTTAACGGAGGCACCAATCCTTATCTGGATCCCCGCGCCATTGAATGGCAGAAGACTTTTATCACATTAATTACAACACGTTATAAGAATGTAGGATGGATTCATTACGATCTTATTAACGAACCTTCTTATTCGCCTCCCAACGATATCTGGAAGAATGCACCAATCGGTGATCGATATGAAAAAGAGGCCTGGGCCGGATGGATAAACAGGAGACATAAAAATTCAGCCGCGCAAATTCAGAATCTCTGGCGCGATCCTTTCGGGGATATTCATTCGCCTCCATCCGAAAGCGAGTTAAGCTACAGAATCTATAAAGAAGACCGCCGCCCGCGTAAGGCGCTCGATTTCAATCTCTTCACACAGGATGTGGTTACGGCATGGGCAGATACCTTAAACAAGGTTATTAAGTCTGTATCAAATTCACTTGTAACTTTAGGACAGGACGAGGGTGGAACCGGCAACCGGCCGGCACAGCAATTTCATTATTCAGCCGTCGATTATACTTCGATTCATACCTGGTGGCTTAATGACGATCTGATGTGGGACGGGCTTATGACAAAAGTACCTGAGAAACCAAATCTGATTTCGGAGACTGGTTTGATGCGTCTCGAGGATATTGACGGTAATCTGTGGAGGACGCCGGAGAACGCTAAAAACCTTCTCGATAAAAAGTTTGCGCTCGGTTTTGCATCGCGCGGCGCGGGAATTGTTCAGTGGGCCTGGAATATAAATCCTTTCATGCCGATCGATAATGAATCGGCAATCGGAATTTTCCGTCCGGACGGCACCGCGAAAAAAGAAATTGAAACGGTTAGAAAGTTTTCAAACTTTTTTACAAAAGCCGCCGGAGTTCTAAGAGACTTCGATTCCGCGGAAATAATTGTTTTAATTCCTCATACAAAAATATTTTCGGGAAGGAAGAACGGCGATCTTTCAACAAAAAGAATCGTAAGGGCTTTAACCGATCACTTCGGAATAACTCCCCTTCTGCTCTCCGAATACAGGATCACATACGACCGGGTAAAGAATTCCCGGCTCATCATAGTACCGTCAGCAGAATTCCTGGACGACAATGCCTTAGAAGCTCTTAACAGTGCCGCCCGGAGCGGGATAAAGATTCTTTTCACCGGTTCGCTGGAAGGGAATTCATACGGTGAGCTTTCTAAAATGATATTAGAAACCGGAATAACAACAAAGTCAACGCCGGTATCTCTATATGAAAAATTCAGGATTGATGAATACGGTAACGGGATGACGGTTACATTCGACAACCAGCAGAATGAATTTATAAAGAAGTGCGGCAGGGAAAGTCTATATTCGACCGGGAATATCTTTCACGAACCTCTTCCTATCGAACTCGCAAAGGAAAAGGAGCCGCTGATTTTATTGCTAAGGAAGATTCTTAATGAAAGCGGATTTGATTATAGTTTCAGCGCCGAACCGGTATCAACAAGCATTCTTGCTTTTAATGATAAGGCCTTCATTGTTTTAGTAAATGAATCTACTACCGCTGCGCAAAGAGAAATAATATTAAACGGATTTAAGATTAAAACCGTAGTTGAAGCCGGATCGAGCAAGATTTTAATTGCCGATAAAACGAACGGCAGGATTTTGGTTGAATCCGAATAG